AATCAATTCAGTTTGAAAAATGAACCTCAATTCAATTCGGAAAACATAACATTGcaatatatctatatttaaaAACACATGAAAATGGACATATTTTGAACTTTTGAAGAcatgataatatataatacaataCATATAATGATTGAGTGTTGATCATATAAGTTAATCTTATGGTCATATAACTCTATATGAAACCTATAATGATATATATGTCACTGTCTATTGAAGATGACTATTCAACACAAATGCAAGATTTGGTGTATTGTGTGTTGGATGAAGAACTGGAGAAGAGACACAAAAATGTGATTTAGTAAGTATTATTGCATTAATTTACTAGTATAATCTCTTTCCTCTATAAATACTCAAATTCCGAATTCACAAATTATTGGAACTAtgctttttaaaactaatagATTTGTTTAAACAAGAGCACGACATGTAAGGTTCAACaaccacacacaaaaaaaaattcaagttccAAGACAAGtgatcaaaagaaaatgaaaaatgaaacaaaatacaaagTTGTTTGGGTGTCTCATCTATCATCCAATTTGATCATAGAAGTTGGAATATCCTGGAGACAAAACGAAGAAACATGTTTCCAATAGTAACATTAAAATCGACCACACGATTGTCTAGGTTTATCATTTTAAAGACAAATCAATCTTGTGGATTATTGAGTCCAGACAAATATTAGGAGAAATAAGATAATTATCGTAATCCCAAAAACATAAGAAGCAATTATTACCATCAACGAGTTTTGGTGTGTGCTTTTTTTGTGGTACTTGAGTTTTTGATGTGTGCGAAAAAAGTTCAACGGCCTCCAAAATCGAGAGAATCCATGACGAAATTAACTATAGAGAAAAATAAGAGATTGAAAAACTCCCTTAGTTTAGGGTTTGTTGTTGATTTGTGATTGGAGCTCTACACTAACAATCAAAAAGATGCATATAATTAAGAAAGTCACTTTGTTTCATAAGAATCCatgttttagaagaaaaaaattgtttctaaaagatttatatttttgacattTTCAATGGATGTAATAATgataaattgtaaacttcaaaaacattaattacGTTCACTGAATTTTAATTTGCTAAAAGTTATGAAAaagctaataaaaaaaataatttatttataatccaCCAGAgggaataatttttttattttttcagctAATAGTTTGCTCAATACAAGAagcttttaaataattttataaaatttattcttAGTATAAGTAAGTAATTGATCAAGTGAAAAAtgcatataaatacataaatatattatacatgATCTTCCCATGAGATAAATTTCCTAAATTATTTTAGAACATGGTCTTGTAGCTCAGTTGGTTAGTTTGTAGGTCTTATGAGCCGAATGTCGCGAGTTCGAGCCCAATGGAACCATGTACATATGgactttttttactttaaatggTAACCTGatcatttcaaatttgtttcttaTCAACATTGGTTTGGATTCGGTTTAAGTTCCCATGTTTTTAACCATTTTACAAGCATGCACTAATAAGTAGAGGCGAACATTTTGGTTTAAGTTCTGATTTGGTTTGGATTCGGTTCAGTTTGGTTTATAAGTTGGATCAAAGAAAACTTTAACCAAAGTCAACTGAAAACAGTTCGATTTTAGTTCGGTTTAGTTAGgtttaatttggttttgtttgtgtttgttgaATTCAATTCAATTGAGTTGATTTTTAGGTTTGTTCTAATTCAAttacaaagttataatttataagaacATAAAACACATTATCATTTGACAttgaatcattatttttttcataaagccaaacatcataataaaatgtaaaagatgcaatccaataattttatattattatctttaaacctaatataaatatcacaagtaattttttcggttttgatatTAATGTATgggattcatatttttttattttatttttacttgtgtttcttctatttatttagaagtaaaatgtctaaaattttatttagtagtTTAGGTTAaatggttaaatatattaaatcttaatattattactatatttagttaatcaaattaaagaaacacttttgttttttggtttggtcGGTTTTATATAGAacatattaagttttttttttaacgtctgaATCGATTAATAATCGGAAGTGGTGAAAACACCCAACAAAGAACAAACCTTGACAGTCAAGGTAATGAAAATAACGAAGAAGACAGCGACGACATTCTAAATAAGAATCAACAGTCACTTCTGATTGTTTCTCTAGCGATCCGATCATGAAGCCAGGAAGGACCCTCCAAAGCCAAGTATGTTTGCAATCTTCCATCTCTAAGCACACTCTTCGCAATGTCTCGAGCGATTCcattggccgaaatcttttccCCTTCAAAGTCCAGACTTTCAAAATCTTCCTTgagttttctgatttttttccaACAAATTCATGTATCTAGGCCATGGTTGAGGCTTCTTCAGAGCTTCTACTACCTCGTGATAATCCACAGCAACAGTCACTTTCGATATTCCTAGGTCCCGCAAGCTAGAGAGAGCCCATATCACGCTTCGGAGCTCCGCCACAAAGCGATTAGGAGCGTGAGTTATCGCATCACGAGCATGGTATGAGACATTACCCATCTGATCTCTTGCAATCCAAGCAACACAACTATGAAGAAGAGCATTCCTCCAGTTTGCATGAATATTACACTTTATGACTCCATTCTCAGGCGGATTCCATTTGTCTTCACTCTCCAATCTCGTATTCGTGTGAGCACCAGGAGCTTGGACCTTGTTCAACTCGAACCATTGCTCCACTTCTTCAAACATGGCTCGTAAAAGCCTCTCCAAAGATTCTTATACGTTAGCGTAGATAACAGAGTTCCTGTTTTTCCAGATTAACCATAGCACCCATGGGATAGAGCGACGTATAGCCTCTGTCTTACTCAAGTCCTGCATTGCGTCAAAACATAAGCCACATTCTCTTTCAGGGAATGTTGCAAAACCCCTGCAGACAACGCTACACCCACGTCTTCCCAAATTCGAGAAGCCGTCACACATTGAAATAGGACATGGTTTATGGTTTCTGCTCCATCATTGCAGAGTTTACAGGCCGGCTGAGTTTAGCCTCTCAGCAACAGCCACCGCTCCTGATATAACCCTCCATAGGAACAATCTAATTTTTGGTAGAGTTGGGATTTTCCAAACACGTTTCTGCAAAGCAATCCGAGTGAGTTCTTGAGGAGAGATTTGACCTGCTGCCTCAATTTTTCCTTGCAGTATCAAATCGTATCCTGTTTTGACCATGTAAGCACCATGTTGAGAGTAAGCCCAAACAAAGCCGTCATTAACGTCACCTGGCATCATCTGTCTGATACGGACCACTTCATTGGGATGAAAACGTTCCGACAGCATCTCAACGTTCCAGTTCCCTATATCATCAAGTAATGTATCCACCTTTAGATTAATATCTATGAAGGTTTGTCTGTTAACTGGACGACGAGGCATCCCATCCATGATCCATTTGTCTCCCCACACCAGAGTAGATCTTCCATTCCCAATGGATTTTGTGAACCCCTTAATCAATAGTTCTCGACCAAATATGATACTCCTCCAAACATACGATGGCCTATACCCTTTGccacattccaaaaactcttTATTAGCATAGTATCGGCCTTTGTAGACTTGTGCTAGTAGACTTTGCGGATCGCTTAGCAGTTTCCAAGCTTGCTTGGCCAGCAAGGCTTGATTAAAATCTTCAATGTTACGAAAACCAAGCCCTCCTAACTCCTTCGGTTTACATAAATCTGGCCAAGCTACCCAGTGTATCTTTCTCTTCTCACTACACTCATTCCACCAGAACGCATCTATAACACTCATTATCTTTTGACAATGATGTTTCGTTAGACGAAAGCATGACATAGCATAGACAGGCAAGGCCATAGCAATAGACTTAAGGAGTACATCCTTTCTCCCGAGGGAAAGCGTTTTGGCATACCATCCGTTAAATCTTTTGCCAAGTTTCTCGCCTATAAAGACTAGAAGCTTCTGTTTTGATCCACTGAAGCATTCTGGGAGACCCAAATAAGTACCAGCTCCACCCTCATTCTCTATCTCCAGCAGTTCCACAATTAGACGCTTCATAACAGGGTCGATATCAGCTCCAAACGTCACCGATGACTTAAGAAAATTGATTTCTTGGCCTGACGCTTTACCATATAGCTCTAAGCAGTGCAGAAAATTGGAGCAGTCCGACAGAGTTACTTTGCAAAGGAAGAGATTGTCATCAGGAAAAAACAaatgttgaaatttttttgtgttaatCTCATTCCTGTGATGTTGCTTTGAAGCTCAGTTATATTCATCACATGTACCAATGCCTAGTATGAATAGGAAAGGGGACAATGGATCCCCTTGACGGATGCCCGTCCACGTTCTGGTGTAATTCTTCCAGACAATGAAAGAGTTTAATAAAATCTTTTACCAAAGGGTTACACATATATTTGGTTTGGGTCAATTTGGGTTCGACTAGATCGgtttaatttgtttgttttttttgccaGTCGGGTCTTATTGTATAGAGTTAGTTATTATGAAGAGTACATAACATGTTGAAATTACAAGGCATTTGTgagtataaataaaaactatttgatGGATAAAATTAAGAACTGGGAGGCCAACATACAGCCCAGTGATGTCTGCAAATCTTCTAATTCACAGAGTAAGTAAACCTTTGGGACGAGAGTTGTGGTTGAGATCCGACGTAATTGTGGTTATTACTTTCAGTCCATGAGCTTGTAGCGTTTCTCTTGCACACCAGAAACTCCCATTTGTATCTCTATGATAGTGTGAAGTGGCATCTGTTGAATACATTCATAGATGTCAATGCCGTGTTATAAACTATCTAAAATCTTATCCATCACTCGAATGGTTTTATCATACAATCTCATATTTCAGACTATACCTCGATCTGGGGTATTTCTTTGAGAGGACGGTCCGCAAAATATGCATATAAGGCCCTCAGAACGGCCTGCATAAGAACCAACCAATTGTAAGGTGAACTCATTGACAAGTCAGATAGTTCAACATGATCAAGTGGATTGTCGACAAATTCTTCAAAAACTAGAGCCAATGGTTTTAGACAATAAACTATAAACAGAGTTTGGACTATAACCTGGTGAGCTATCACGACGACAGGAGCTCTTTGTCGTTCTAACTCAATGATCACAGGTTCGAGCCTACATTGTCAAAGAAACATTATTTGCTTGAGGTTTAGTTTATGACTGaacgtagaagaagaagaagaagagacaaaCATACCGTTGAATTACATCAAGGTAGGACTCTCCACGAGGGTATCTGTATCGCAATTTGTCTTTTCTCCGAGATCTGCAGTCATATGCACCACAAGATGAGCTAGAGAAGTCGGAGAGCTTATTGTCCGTTTCAGGATTGATAAACTTGTACCATAGAGATTCGATATGCAGTAGATTAGAATATGCAAATATGGGATGTAAGTTGGTTTCTTCAGATTCGTAACCGATTTTCTTGGCTTTATgatgaacaaaactataatCTAGTTCTATCCAGTTACAAGCATAGCACCCCTAGCATAAATTTATGTGCCCTTCCTCAGATTCTTTAAAAACTCTTGGAAATTAGAACTGATGAAGTTTTTTCAGATATACAGATTCTACCAAGTCACTTACTCGAACTCTTCTGGCATTATCTTCTTTATCTCTTCATATGTCATTCCATCGCAAACTCCAGAATTAATCTCGTCCAGCGCACGCCATTGCACCTAAAATGAAAATAGGAGAAAACGATTATTTTGCATCAGCATATAGTACAAGACATCAAGAGTCGGAAGATATTTTGGCAGTTAGTAAACATCAACCTTAGGAAATCCAACTATGGAACCTGCTGTTAAGATTGTTCTCTGAAGTGTACTGGTCCAAATCTGAAATAGACAACGTCGGTGGATCACTATTACTGAATTATCAAGAGCTTTATGATTTCAAATTAACCAAGTATGGAATTGCTTGATCCTTTGTGGACTTGTGTGGCAAAAAGAGGTTTCGAGGATGGTTCCATGCCTAGGTTGGTGTAGGAAAACAAAATCTCGTTGTGCAGTTCCAAATGACCGATATTTATTCTCAATAATATTTTCCGGATTTTAAGAATTGATAGACTGACTTAGAGGTTGCACAAATTTTACGTAAGCATTCACTGGTACGCAAGACAAGCAACAAGCTTTCTTTGACACATTTGCAGATACATCAAAATTCAAACATGGTGTAATAGTCTGGAATACTTACCGAAGCAgccttttcattttttagtcgCTTTTCAACAAAGTTAGCGAGTTTCTTTGCATAAATTTTTCCAGATTCACTGCGTTTCAAAGTTGACAAAGGTTATCAATTTCACATTTTAAACAAGAAATATAAATTCCATCCttagaaattttagaaatttggaGGTGACTGAGTAAAAACATACCTTATAACACTATCTCCCCCAGTTCGGCCTCTAACATTATCCATACTTTCTCCATGCCGAGTGAGTAGTATTGGTCGTGGAGTAAGATGCGTGTTCACCTAATTAAAGGTAAGAAAATATTAGCTTCTTCAAAAAAGAAATGATCTCGTGATCACTTAACTTATTCTTATTGAATAAGCCAATGAATGTTGATGATGATATAAATCACACTTGCAAGTATATAACTTGTATGCATATTACAAAAAGGCTAAAGGCATTTCAATTAAAAATGAGCAAGAGACATCGCTAATTCATACCAAGAAAAATACAATTCTTCCAGGAAGGTAACCACTTATATTGTTCACCTGCAAAAAGAGTAGATTAACAGTCAGGAGTAGTCAAAAATATAGAGTATCGGTATCCTATCGAGATCAGTATGAAATGCCATCAGTGGCACATTTCTTCATcaagcacatatataaaacgtACTTGTATCTGTCCACCATTACCGCTGACCATATCAATCATTTtgatgtaagaaccttcttcAACAGGCTCATAAACCTGGTATGAAAACAATAAAACCAACATTTGAATCCAGCCTGCTTTCTCAAAGTAATTAGGACACGTTTGGAAGCTGCAGATTTGTATACCGACCTTCTCATAATTGGCCAAACGGTCTCTAAAGTCTCTCACTCCAGCTTCAAAATCCGTCCTGCAGAAAAGCATACGGATTTAGCTGACAGGTAAAAAAGAAGTCGACTAGGAAGAGAAAATAAGTGTCTTAAAGAGGCATCGTACCCTTCTGCATAATCAGGACTTTGCTGGATTTTAAGACGTATGTTTCTTTCAATAATGCGTTCATCATTGCATAGTGTTTCCAGAAAAATAATCTACACAAGAGTCAAAAGGTAAATCAGTTACGTTACAGTTACACAAGAGTCAACATCACAGTATTTCGAAGCTTCAGTACCTTACACTTTCCTTCAGCCATTTTCATCAGCATATTCCGGCGAACTCGTGTGCTATTAGTTGCATCAAAGATTCCGACCTATAATGAACACTATTTAGAATGGGATATATAAGAAACCAGGAAAAACATCTAACTGAAAACTACTTACTTGACCACCATCCTGCATCCAACCGATCATGTCCTCCATTGCAAGTGCTGCTACCTAGTAGCATGTGATATATTAAAACTAAGtgcaaagaagaagataaatggTGTTAAAACTGATCACTAAATCAAACATCGTCCAATATAACAAATTAAGTTGAGAGTACCATAACCATGATGAATTTAGACGCACAAATTAGAAGAGACAGTCGCAAACTGGCTTTACTAAGCAATTCAAAATACCACCTACCTCTGTTCGTGCCTCTACACCTTCTGGATTGTCCCCTCGAAAGAAATCAGCAGCCTACAGAAAGCTCATTCGTTGTCCATCAGAAATATCCAAAATGGAGGGCAGATACTTATCCAATTTAATAATCCAGCTTACCACGTTAACTCCATGTTTTAGCCGTCGGTACTGTAAAGAAATGGAGCAATGATTGAGTCAATATTTTCCACAAGTGTTGTTAGTTACAGAATACGTAGAAAAACGAAAAACAAATTTGCAAACCTTTCCAACATTAAAATGTTTAGTATCGTGCCCCAACCAGCGAAGATATCTTGTCAACTTTGCTGCAGTAAAAGTCTTTCCTCGAGCTGGCAAGCCTACCTAATACAATATGATGGGAATGGTGTGAACCAGAACTTCAGTCTCTATTTTTCATTCAAGTTAATATGTTAAACAAAATATCCAGCCATCCAGCTCCCAACAATTGAGCTGAAAAGCCTGAAAAAACTATGAACAGCAGCGCCTATATGGAAAAATTACCAGAACGATTGCTAGGTGACTATCTTCTTTGGGTCCAAGCATTTGATCAGCAACCGCTGCTGCAGCAACAGCTCCTGCGGCGGCTGGCATTGAATTCTAACAATTTAAACGAGAAATAGTGAAACTACGTCAAAAGATCTTAAATTTAAGATAATCCCATTGGAAATAGAAACTATCTCATGCCAAACCTTGGTTTGCGCATCAACTTTGAGGTCAACCGAAAAGGAGCTTGCGCTAACAGATTTGGCCAGCCTAGGGGAGCCAACACCACGATCAACAAAGAGTCCTCTTTGACCATCCTTCTGCTGAAAAGGTGAGACTACTCCTGAAGCTGAATAAGTATCCGAGGAATCGGGAACAATGACCTTCATTTCCTATGGGTAAAATGTATGCCAGTATTAAATAAGAAAGATGACCATTAACTAACGCATAGGCATCTACCATGCAACTAATCAAAGTGTAGAACCTTTGCAGATGGCGATCCATCAGCGCTAACACCAGAATCTTTAGGACTATTGGATGCTGCCTTTGGGGTATTGTCATTAACAAATGAACCAGAAGCTGAAAGAGATCGTGGATTCTCTGCATTGTCAGCCGCATAAACAAGAGACGAGTGTGCAGAAGGTGCAGGAGCAGGAACTTCATAATGCTCAAGATCAAGCTCCAAACTTTCTGAAGGACAATTctgtcaaaaaaataaaagaaagtgtTCATTTCGAGCTTATCTCCATGGAACTTGTAAAGGATTAAATCACCTCGACAACTGTTGAATCAGGATTAATACTGACATCAGGGATACCACGAACTGTAGAAGGCTGAAAGTTCTCCCTATAAGCTCGCCAACTAGCAGCAAGATCAAACGGTGAAACTCTGTCAGCATTGATGAACACTCGGAATTCAAGAATCACATCACCTTCCAGCTTAAAAAGAGCTACCCTAGCATCTCCTTGCAACGAACCGCCAGTGAGAAGCCTATTTTCACCTTCCTCAACTATACAAGGCGTGTCTCTGTACTTTGGCTTCAACAAAAACTTGAAATCCAAAGTCTctacacaaaagaaaaagaacctTAGATCATAATATAACATTGGCATCAACGATCGCTTCTCCAAATTGAGTCAACTCACATAcggaaaaagaaagaacaatACCGTGATCAGGAGGAACAACGAAGCTCAGCTCCGAGATTGACGCGGATTCACGTTGCAGCGGAAGCTATCAAGAAAAAAATCGACAAAAACGCTATCAAATTATGAATCGGAAGCAATAAATTACAAAGTCAACGAATGCTCACAGCTTTGGAAGGATCCCAAGAGCCGATCACGGGAACAGAGCCGTAGACGTGAGGAGTAAGCTCGCCTTGAACCTTAGAGCTCTCCATTTTGAGTGAAACGTAGAGCtgacctcctcctcctcctcctccgccattGGAACCGTCGTCCTCTTCTTCAGTATTCTTCGATGCACCCGACCCCATCGCTATTGTCTTTTCTTTCCGTTATCGGATTTGAATTTAATGAAGATGTCAAACGgataaagagattagagaagaaacCTGAAGCGGCTCGCTCCCCCgcagctttttttttcttttcttttcttttttccgGAAAAATTATTCGGTTGTTTGATTCTCAGTGGTATGTTGGGATAACCGGATAAGAGCAAATACGTGGTGTTTGGGTCgggtttgttttgtttctggGCCTATGTTGCTTATTGATCCAGCCCTTAATAAATATCCATAGTAAATAATAGTaccttttaagtttttttcttaaaaataacactaaaaggagaaactcataaaaatgacattcattaaatagtaaaatatctctaatatacttagtttaaaattaactaaacaaacaaaaataaataaaaacaactaaaataaaaataaaaaaaatgaatttttttttatagtttcagattatatgttttccgattcgaaatttttataatttttccttctgaaattttctttttcgaaattttttttttttttttcaatttttttttatagttcaaaaatactttttgaaactgtttttttcaatttttatttttagtatttattttttattttataaaattttaaatcctaattccaaaacaccaccccttaactctaaactctaaagttTGGATTGATTAATTCAAAaggtataaatgtatatgtacctctttaatgaaacatatttATGTGACTTTGAGACTTGAGTGttagtttggaaacaaaaaattGGTTTGTTGCTATCCTAGTCGTTTTCtctaatataaagaaaattatttttttctttttctactgTCATATCAGTGATATGATATCATATCACTAATTCGCTCATCCTCAGAGCGACATTTGTCTGTTCATATCTCTgtgaaaatacattttaaacTTGTTTTATTGTTAACTGTTACTTGTCTGTTTGAAAAGACGATTAGTATGTGAGTGTGTTTGTGTTTTAAAAGACTAATGATGCTTTTTTCAGTGATCAGAGCAAGTGTCCCTAAGCTGCTTCTTGATGATGTCTTTGAGCAGAAGAATGAAATTGCCAAAGCTGTTGAAGAGGAGCTCGAGAAGGCAATGTCTGCTTCCGGTTTTGAGATTGTGCAAACTCTCATCGTTGACATTTTGAGCCTGATGAACATCTCCAACGAGCCATGAACGAGATCAACGCTGGTAACAAAACCGTCTCATCATATCCTTTATAGACTGGTTTTCATATTAGTAACAAaaatggttttcttttctttctttaatctGTCAATTTAATTTCCATTTTCTAGACATCTAGATTAAACTGATATGTCTTTTAAtattgttgtttattttgttgtttatgCATCTCAAACTCACTCTCattgttgtttattttgttcttgAAACTGATCAGAAGTTGCTTTATCCAGTTTCAGAAGAGATGTTGCCTCCTTGCACGCAGAGAAGAAGGTTGGTTCTCATTGCAGGAGCTGTTGCAGGAGCTGAACCAGAGGCTTGTTAAGCTGAGAGAGGTGGAAGAGGCAGCAGCGCAGGGAACGAGGAAGGGGATTTCCTTTGGTGATCTCAGGTCTGATATTCAACAAGCCAGAAAATCACAAGCCTGTACGTTCACAAACTCTATTACTTCCCCTGTGTGCATTGTTTTAGACTTTAGATGTTCAATGTATGCTATACCGGTCCATCTCTTACTTGTAAACTACTATGTGACAACAAAGAAGCTTGTGGCTTGATGTTGTTGCTTAGTtcttagttttgatttgttGTTCATTGCTTGTGATTTAATTTGGAAGGTTGCTTAGTTCTTGAATCGACGAAgctgagaagaagagagaggaagATGAATCAAAGGATTCACATGTCCTTTTGCAAGGGATTGCACGTAGACTGGTGAAAACGACACTGCAAGCAGCAGcaaagaagagaaagatgagATACTCTGATCTGAAGAAGATAGAGAGACTTTCTGTAATCTTATAATTGTTGTGGATGATGAATGAATGTAGGTCTTTTGCTGTATTTTTGTGTTGCGTGAAACTCTCACGTTTAATAGAAACCCATTCtcactttttgttttaaataatgaTCTCAATTCCCATCTCTAGAGTATGGTGGTTCAGCTGAAGTAATGGCTCAATGTTAAGACAATAACACATTAACACGTCAGGTCCCGTCCTTCATTGTTGTTCTGATGGACCGCGGGAAGCAGAAGCAGCTAATCATCTATAAAATCATCAACCGTAGAAGCAGAAGCAGCTTGAAGCAGCTAGTATCATGTTTTTCTGTGACGTCCTGCGGGACAGCCCGCGAAGACCTACACATTTCGCGGTACGGGATTGGGCAGCTAGTTTCAGGACCGCATCCCGCGCGGAACGGTCCAGCCGTGTACAGCCAGAAGACGAACCCGCAGCGGGTCGGGATGGGACGGGACGAGAGAGCCCAATTGTCATCCCTATGTGTGTGGACTCTGTGTTTTCTCAGATAACTCAGCCCAATAGCAAGTGACTTAAACCTCTCAAGCCGCGTGGGTTAATCATGTTCTTTCTTCTCTGCCGTCCGAAAGCTGATGTAGTCAGCGTGACGATTCCATTCGTAGGGTTTTGATCGCATCCTTTGAACTCCTTTTCCATCCATTGAAACTAAACTACTTACAGATTCATAGCATTAAACATCTTCTTACTTCCTTTAGCCATGATTTATGTGAAGTTATCTTCTGCGAGGCGGTGATATGCAGATATAAAAAGGTAAGCCTTCCTCCTCTCAAAAACATCTTCTCAATCTGTTGAATTAACAAAGTAAACTTATTTTCTGAGAAATGGCTAACTCGAAAGTTCTTCTTTCTGATTTGATGTCCTGTAGATGTTTCTCCACCACTGAGGTTAGGCTGACTTAATGGCATCGAGCCCAATTCTCAATGAGGCAGCAGAATACCCACATCCATTTACAGTCTTTCTATTGACACCTGTTGTAAAGACCCTCACGAGCGAATAggattttggtcgagaaaaatcccgctcgaccagttcggagttggttcgaccaaaattaaaaataaaaatcaatccGGTAAATTAATGTCTCGACGGGACTGTCCTGTGGTCGAAAGAACTTCCCTTGATAGTTTTGgtcgagtcttaaatatttggtcgattttttctttatttaagcTGGACGAGATATTCCGAGAGAAAAACGAGGGCCGAGGACAAATAATAtttggttgaaaagcctagagtgatatctgataggagtgtggtgttctttggttgttggtctaaggcgatcggaaATATTCTAAGAACCTCAGATCGACCATCGAAAAACATCGACAGTCATTTCTGGTCATCTACGATCGGAGGTGTCACACACGTCCACCATTTCCACGAtcttatatatgatatatatcatCTTCATCAACCTGCTAAATGATTCGTATGACATCAAATTCATCGAAGCATCAAAATCTCCACCAATCAACTCCTTACGTAAAATATTTCAAAGATATAAAACTCCATCTTAACCAAACAAATAACTTTCAAATGCAAAATCTAACATAGCCAAAAACAGCCAACAAAATTCCAATATTTGACATGACAATGACAAGTTAGGATGAAGATCAAACCAGATCTACCAGAAGATACGAGCAGTTGGATCaccagttttgttttttttttctataaaatagaaGACAGTGAATGTTACCTCACTTTAAACttaaacataaaatctttatcaaaaatatcaaaatgatcacagaattatatttttatttgttattttatagtcattttaattttagaatattttaaaatgctttacaaaataaaaatatattttcgtataaaataacttttattgTGTATTCAACACCTGTCCGTAGGGCGGTCCAACCCTAATATAATATAGAGTTCTATAATATATAGAGAAAAATTAGTTCTCATACTAGTAAAATCACTTACCtgtaaaatgtaata
Above is a window of Brassica napus cultivar Da-Ae chromosome A10, Da-Ae, whole genome shotgun sequence DNA encoding:
- the LOC111201362 gene encoding uncharacterized protein LOC111201362 produces the protein MMLFSVIRASVPKLLLDDVFEQKNEIAKAVEEELEKAMSASGFEIFQKRCCLLARREEGWFSLQELLQELNQRLVKLREVEEAAAQGTRKGISFGDLRSDIQQARKSQACTFTNSITSPVCIVLDFRCSMYAIPVHLLLVNYYVTTKKLVA